The following are from one region of the Sandaracinus amylolyticus genome:
- a CDS encoding ParA family protein, whose protein sequence is MVDTPLSTCSVCERSFQVRFRYQVREEHGTFHYFCSQGCQQASLGYSSVGTTATSAAGAGADAAGCKCDVCGKGFTLEYPFQVQVKDGAPSHFCTMECRNAARAGVLRVNRAGAPVSSGPRRIAVFNHKGGTGKTTTAVNLAAGLAAAGNKVLLVDADGQGNVGASLGIRGEKTLYHVLVHGVNAMDAAVPVDDRLHVLTSNELLAAAELHLATRPNRDRVMRERLGDRVTGYDVVVLDCAPALSLMNQNALVYADSILVPVSCDYLSLVGVKQVLRTLKHVRELLKHDVALLGVLPTFYDVRNKIARDSVSALQDHFGERCLPPIRVNTKLREAPSAKQTIFEYAPDSHGALDYSVLVEHVRRLRGDTRLLDRHEGHTGEVALAAS, encoded by the coding sequence GTGGTCGACACACCGCTCTCGACGTGCTCCGTGTGCGAGCGCTCGTTCCAGGTCCGCTTCCGCTACCAGGTGCGCGAGGAGCACGGGACCTTCCACTACTTCTGCTCGCAGGGCTGTCAGCAGGCGAGCCTCGGCTACTCGTCCGTGGGTACCACCGCGACGAGCGCCGCTGGCGCAGGCGCCGACGCTGCAGGCTGCAAGTGCGACGTGTGCGGGAAGGGCTTCACGCTCGAGTACCCGTTCCAGGTGCAGGTGAAGGACGGAGCGCCGTCGCACTTCTGCACGATGGAGTGCCGCAACGCGGCGCGCGCCGGCGTGCTGCGCGTGAACCGCGCGGGCGCGCCGGTCTCGAGCGGACCGCGACGCATCGCGGTGTTCAACCACAAGGGCGGCACCGGCAAGACGACGACCGCGGTGAACCTCGCGGCAGGCCTCGCGGCTGCCGGCAACAAGGTCCTGCTCGTCGATGCCGACGGTCAGGGCAACGTCGGCGCGTCGCTCGGCATCCGCGGCGAGAAGACGCTCTATCACGTGCTCGTGCACGGCGTGAACGCGATGGACGCCGCGGTGCCCGTCGACGACCGCCTCCATGTCTTGACCTCCAACGAGTTGCTCGCGGCCGCCGAGCTGCACCTCGCGACGCGTCCCAACCGCGATCGTGTGATGCGCGAGCGCCTCGGGGATCGCGTCACGGGCTACGACGTCGTCGTGCTCGACTGCGCGCCCGCGCTCTCGCTGATGAACCAGAACGCGCTCGTCTACGCCGACAGCATCCTCGTGCCGGTCTCGTGCGACTACCTCTCGCTCGTCGGCGTGAAGCAGGTGCTGCGCACGCTCAAGCACGTGCGCGAGCTGCTCAAGCACGACGTCGCGCTGCTCGGCGTGCTGCCGACGTTCTACGACGTGCGCAACAAGATCGCGCGCGACAGCGTCTCGGCGCTCCAGGATCACTTCGGCGAGCGCTGCCTCCCGCCGATCCGCGTCAACACCAAGCTTCGCGAGGCGCCCAGCGCCAAGCAGACGATCTTCGAGTACGCGCCCGACAGCCACGGCGCGCTCGACTACTCGGTCCTCGTCGAGCACGTGCGTCGCCTCCGCGGCGACACGCGTCTGCTCGATCGCCACGAAGGGCACACCGGAGAGGTCGCCCTGGCCGCCAGCTGA
- a CDS encoding SDR family NAD(P)-dependent oxidoreductase has protein sequence MLELEGLHVIVTGGAGALGTAVTRRLIELGARVHVPAFDEAEAKRFPLASDPRVSVRVGFDLSDEVQVERFYAHAPSIWASIQLAGAYAGGGIVETTPATLRRLLSTNAISSYLCCREAVKRMREQDGRGGRLVNVAAKPVLAPSANVSAYAAAKGAVTALTQSLAEELRPEGIWVNAVVPSTMDTPANRAAMPSADFTTWPSVEDVAETIVFLASPRNRTTSGALIPVYGRS, from the coding sequence ATGCTCGAGCTCGAAGGGCTCCACGTGATCGTGACGGGCGGCGCAGGCGCGCTCGGGACCGCAGTGACGCGACGACTGATCGAGCTCGGCGCGCGCGTGCACGTGCCCGCGTTCGACGAGGCCGAGGCGAAGCGCTTCCCGCTCGCGTCGGACCCGCGCGTGTCGGTGCGCGTCGGGTTCGATCTGAGCGACGAGGTGCAGGTCGAGCGCTTCTACGCGCACGCGCCGTCGATCTGGGCGTCGATCCAGCTCGCGGGTGCGTACGCAGGCGGCGGGATCGTCGAGACCACGCCCGCGACGCTGCGCCGTCTGCTGAGCACGAACGCGATCAGCAGCTACCTGTGCTGCCGCGAGGCGGTGAAGCGCATGCGCGAGCAGGACGGGCGCGGTGGTCGGCTCGTGAACGTCGCCGCGAAGCCGGTGCTCGCGCCGAGCGCGAACGTCTCGGCGTACGCCGCCGCGAAGGGCGCGGTCACGGCGCTCACGCAGTCGCTCGCGGAGGAGCTGCGGCCCGAGGGGATCTGGGTGAACGCGGTGGTGCCGTCGACGATGGACACGCCCGCGAACCGCGCCGCGATGCCGAGCGCCGACTTCACGACGTGGCCGAGCGTCGAGGACGTCGCCGAGACCATCGTGTTCCTCGCGTCGCCGCGCAACCGCACGACCAGCGGTGCGTTGATTCCGGTGTATGGACGGTCCTAG
- a CDS encoding OmpA family protein — protein MTCPPRRRAARCSSLVVLAILASLAQTARADEPVLLGVEGGVSIPLASPQSDRFGPGGTLALALHTPVNEWLIPTFRLRGLLLSDGPPPADTSLRDPGIGAAYGLTIGLRLRPEGWFSSDLQRARGAWVEIDAGGVVTGELVRPAFEVGLGWDFEIDDVRLGPLARFQHVMHFDDPLDDRPAYLLTVGMEWVFFDRRVPPPPPVVPPRGDRDRDGLYDDEDGCPDEPEDDDDFEDEDGCPELDNDRDGFPDSNDPCPIEPEDLDGFEDEGCPELDNDRDGFLDPRDACPNEAEVVNGVDDDDGCPDEGLIQMIDDRIVLEETVLFDFQRARVKHSAQPVLGAIVELYRQHPEWLRVRVEGHADTRGDPEYNQELSERRAERVRDELVELGMPSEMIEVVGYGTQRPRDTRDSEEAHARNRRVEFVVLARSGPAGGETP, from the coding sequence GTGACTTGCCCTCCGCGGCGGCGCGCCGCGCGCTGCTCGTCTCTCGTGGTGCTCGCGATCCTCGCGTCGCTAGCGCAGACGGCGCGCGCCGACGAGCCGGTGTTGCTCGGGGTCGAGGGTGGCGTGAGCATCCCGCTCGCGTCGCCGCAGAGCGATCGCTTCGGCCCCGGAGGCACGCTCGCGCTCGCGCTCCACACGCCGGTCAACGAGTGGCTCATCCCCACGTTCCGGCTGCGCGGGCTGCTGCTCTCCGATGGTCCGCCGCCCGCCGACACGTCGCTGCGCGATCCCGGGATCGGCGCCGCGTACGGGCTCACGATCGGCCTGCGGCTGCGCCCCGAGGGATGGTTCTCGTCGGACCTCCAGCGGGCGCGCGGCGCGTGGGTCGAGATCGACGCGGGCGGTGTCGTCACCGGCGAGCTCGTGCGACCGGCGTTCGAGGTCGGGCTCGGCTGGGACTTCGAGATCGACGACGTGCGCCTCGGACCGCTCGCGCGCTTCCAGCACGTGATGCACTTCGACGATCCGCTCGACGATCGTCCAGCGTACCTGCTCACCGTCGGCATGGAGTGGGTCTTCTTCGATCGACGCGTGCCGCCGCCGCCGCCCGTGGTCCCGCCGCGCGGTGATCGTGACCGCGACGGGCTCTACGACGACGAGGACGGCTGCCCCGACGAGCCCGAGGACGACGACGACTTCGAGGACGAAGACGGCTGCCCCGAGCTCGACAACGATCGCGACGGCTTCCCCGACTCGAACGATCCCTGTCCGATCGAGCCCGAGGATCTCGACGGCTTCGAGGACGAGGGCTGCCCCGAGCTCGACAACGATCGCGACGGCTTCCTCGATCCCCGCGACGCGTGCCCGAACGAGGCCGAGGTGGTGAACGGCGTCGACGACGACGACGGCTGCCCCGACGAAGGCCTCATCCAGATGATCGACGACCGCATCGTGCTCGAGGAGACGGTGCTCTTCGACTTCCAGCGCGCGCGCGTGAAGCACTCCGCGCAGCCGGTGCTCGGTGCGATCGTCGAGCTCTATCGGCAGCACCCCGAGTGGCTGCGCGTGCGCGTCGAGGGCCACGCCGACACGCGCGGCGACCCCGAGTACAACCAGGAGCTGAGCGAGCGCCGCGCCGAGCGCGTGCGCGACGAGCTCGTCGAGCTCGGCATGCCCAGCGAGATGATCGAGGTCGTGGGCTACGGCACGCAGCGCCCGCGCGACACGCGCGACTCCGAGGAAGCGCACGCGCGCAACCGTCGCGTGGAGTTCGTCGTGCTCGCGCGCAGCGGGCCGGCGGGAGGAGAGACGCCGTGA
- a CDS encoding DNA gyrase/topoisomerase IV subunit B: MASPNVNGKAASVRPPKGGDYTASDLEVLEGLEPVRKRPAMYIGDTAKTGYHHLLWEILDNSVDEAINGHADRIEVVLDADQKGVSVTDNGRGIPLEVHPKFKKTGLEIVLTILHAGGKFEGKNYRVSGGLHGVGASVVNALSENLVAYVRKGGEEFQQTFERGAPTSKLKKNGKTSKRGTQIHFRPDPQIFGKQVFDLDVIKQRLEAKSYLHKGLHVVLKDEKSGERWEFHHPGGIVEYLGKLVAERGQKAIQPAPFTLEREDEPRLELALTWTESPDEKIITFANGIPTGNGGTHEAGTKSALNKAIRAFMAAKKIEPKGVTITAEDIREGVVALVSVYVAEPQFQGQTKDRLNNPEVAGQVEGVVRTALEQWLLSNSSVAENIVARIVLAARAREASRAASQQVSRKTAVSHRLNLPGKLADCSSTDPGTSELFLVEGDSAGGSAKAGRDRKTQAILPLRGKVLNAERANNAAVMGNKELQDIVSALGCGLGKDFDASKLRYGKIFLLMDADSDGHHIATLLLTFFYRMLPGLIRGGHVYIAQPPLYRINAGKETHWALDDADKERILASLPKNIKPVIQRFKGLGEMNADQLKVTTLDPKKRRALRVVIDEELETDRVLNELMGRDASQRFRFIMERAAKADSEALDV, encoded by the coding sequence ATGGCGAGCCCGAACGTGAACGGCAAGGCCGCGAGCGTGCGCCCCCCGAAGGGCGGTGACTACACGGCGAGCGATCTCGAGGTCCTCGAGGGGCTCGAGCCGGTGCGCAAGCGCCCCGCGATGTACATCGGGGACACCGCGAAGACCGGCTATCACCACCTGCTCTGGGAGATCCTCGACAACTCGGTCGACGAGGCGATCAACGGCCACGCCGATCGCATCGAGGTCGTGCTCGACGCCGATCAGAAGGGCGTCTCGGTCACGGACAACGGGCGCGGCATCCCGCTCGAGGTGCACCCGAAGTTCAAGAAGACCGGCCTCGAGATCGTGCTCACGATCCTCCACGCGGGCGGCAAGTTCGAGGGCAAGAACTACCGCGTCTCCGGCGGTCTCCACGGCGTCGGCGCGAGCGTGGTGAACGCGCTCTCGGAGAACCTCGTCGCGTACGTGCGCAAGGGCGGCGAGGAGTTCCAGCAGACGTTCGAGCGCGGCGCGCCGACCAGCAAGCTCAAGAAGAACGGCAAGACGAGCAAGCGCGGCACGCAGATCCACTTCCGCCCCGACCCGCAGATCTTCGGCAAGCAGGTCTTCGACCTCGACGTCATCAAGCAGCGCCTCGAGGCGAAGAGCTACCTGCACAAGGGCCTGCACGTCGTCCTCAAGGACGAGAAGTCGGGCGAGCGCTGGGAGTTCCACCACCCGGGCGGCATCGTCGAGTACCTCGGCAAGCTCGTCGCGGAGCGCGGCCAGAAGGCGATCCAGCCCGCGCCGTTCACGCTGGAGCGCGAGGACGAGCCGCGCCTCGAGCTCGCGCTGACGTGGACCGAGTCGCCCGACGAGAAGATCATCACGTTCGCCAACGGCATCCCGACCGGCAACGGCGGCACGCACGAGGCGGGCACCAAGAGCGCGCTCAACAAGGCGATCCGCGCGTTCATGGCGGCGAAGAAGATCGAGCCGAAGGGCGTGACGATCACCGCCGAGGACATCCGCGAGGGCGTGGTCGCGCTGGTCAGCGTCTACGTCGCGGAGCCGCAGTTCCAGGGGCAGACCAAGGATCGCCTGAACAACCCCGAGGTCGCGGGCCAGGTCGAGGGCGTGGTGCGCACCGCGCTCGAGCAGTGGCTGCTCTCGAACTCGTCGGTCGCCGAGAACATCGTCGCGCGCATCGTGCTCGCGGCGCGTGCTCGCGAGGCTTCGCGCGCGGCGTCGCAGCAGGTCTCGCGCAAGACGGCGGTGAGCCACCGCCTCAACCTTCCGGGCAAGCTCGCGGACTGCTCGAGCACCGACCCCGGCACCAGCGAGCTCTTCCTCGTCGAGGGTGACTCCGCAGGTGGCTCGGCGAAGGCGGGGCGCGATCGCAAGACGCAGGCGATCCTCCCGCTGCGCGGCAAGGTGCTCAACGCGGAGCGCGCCAACAACGCGGCCGTGATGGGCAACAAGGAGCTGCAGGACATCGTGTCCGCGCTCGGCTGCGGGCTCGGCAAGGACTTCGACGCGAGCAAGCTTCGCTACGGGAAGATCTTCCTGCTGATGGATGCCGACAGCGACGGGCATCACATCGCGACGCTGCTGCTGACGTTCTTCTACCGGATGCTCCCGGGCCTCATCCGCGGCGGTCACGTCTACATCGCGCAGCCGCCGCTCTACCGCATCAACGCGGGCAAGGAGACGCACTGGGCGCTCGACGACGCGGACAAGGAGCGCATCCTCGCGAGCCTCCCGAAGAACATCAAACCGGTGATCCAGCGGTTCAAGGGTCTCGGCGAGATGAACGCGGATCAGCTCAAGGTCACGACGCTCGATCCGAAGAAGCGCCGCGCGCTGCGCGTGGTGATCGACGAGGAGCTCGAGACCGATCGCGTGCTGAACGAGCTGATGGGCCGCGACGCGTCGCAGCGCTTCCGCTTCATCATGGAGCGCGCGGCCAAGGCGGACTCCGAAGCGCTCGACGTCTGA
- a CDS encoding DNA gyrase/topoisomerase IV subunit A, with amino-acid sequence MQIQDASLSEETQKRYLNYALSVVTSRALPDVRDGLKPVQRRILYGMHRGGVRADARYSKCARVVGEVMGKYHPHGDSSIYDALVRMAQPFTLRVPLVDGQGNFGNADGDGAAAMRYTECRLSRAAGELLSELDKDTVDFRPNYDGVEEEPVVLPARFPNLLVNGSSGIAVGMATSIPPHNLGEVIDATIAVIDEPDLGVKGILKFIKGPDFPTGGQVISTKRELEDVYTTGQGSVKVRGTWKLEEPQKGNPQIVITSIPYAIERKTIVEKIAEVIIAKKLPVLLDVRDESTDETRVVCEIKKGTDPQLVMAYLFKHTPLSTNVQVNLTCLVPVKGAGGEVPAPERLDLKAMLRHFLDFRMQVVVRRLGYDLKVVQRRIHILEGFVTIFDALDETIRIIRKSQNKADAAEKLIKRFELSAEQVDAILELRLYRLAQLEINVIREELAEKRKEEKRLKQLLSSEDARWKLIRAELLELKTTYGDKRATKIVGDANEPEYDAEAFIIEEDAFVLLSQQGWVKRQGSVKDLASTRVREGDAVQDVVFGSTKASVAFFSSFGACYVCRIVDVQATTGYGNPVQTMFKLADGERIVKMLSFDPRQLDVPPEIENAPEPQPPYALAVTKGGMCMRFSLRAHREPSTRAGRKYVRLTPDFPKGGDEVVYVDVCRGDEKLACATAEGHALMCMAEEVSILAGAGKGVKLIKLDDPNDAVLGARLMRDSHAPLVLEHESGKTYEITVWHHLVARGGTGSQLFKRGRAVRVHPVEPTVPSIEEKG; translated from the coding sequence ATGCAGATCCAGGACGCATCCCTCTCCGAGGAGACCCAGAAGCGCTATCTCAATTACGCGCTCTCGGTCGTCACCTCTCGCGCGCTCCCCGACGTGCGCGACGGCCTCAAGCCCGTTCAGCGCCGCATCCTCTACGGCATGCACCGCGGCGGCGTGCGCGCCGACGCTCGCTACTCGAAGTGCGCGCGCGTCGTCGGCGAGGTGATGGGTAAGTACCACCCGCACGGCGACAGCTCGATCTACGACGCGCTCGTGCGCATGGCGCAGCCGTTCACGCTGCGCGTGCCGCTCGTCGACGGGCAGGGCAACTTCGGCAACGCCGACGGCGACGGCGCCGCGGCGATGCGCTACACGGAGTGCAGGCTCTCGCGCGCCGCGGGCGAGCTGCTCAGCGAGCTCGACAAGGACACCGTCGACTTCCGGCCGAACTACGACGGCGTCGAGGAAGAGCCGGTCGTGCTCCCCGCGCGCTTCCCGAACCTGCTGGTCAACGGCAGCTCGGGCATCGCGGTCGGCATGGCGACGTCGATCCCGCCGCACAACCTCGGCGAGGTGATCGACGCGACGATCGCGGTGATCGACGAGCCCGATCTCGGGGTGAAGGGGATCCTGAAGTTCATCAAGGGCCCCGACTTCCCGACCGGCGGCCAGGTGATCTCCACCAAGCGCGAGCTCGAGGACGTCTACACGACGGGCCAGGGCTCGGTGAAGGTCCGCGGCACCTGGAAGCTCGAGGAGCCGCAGAAGGGCAACCCGCAGATCGTCATCACGTCGATCCCCTACGCGATCGAGCGCAAGACGATCGTCGAGAAGATCGCCGAGGTGATCATCGCGAAGAAGCTGCCGGTGCTCCTCGACGTGCGCGACGAGTCGACCGACGAGACGCGCGTCGTCTGCGAGATCAAGAAGGGCACCGATCCGCAGCTCGTGATGGCGTACCTCTTCAAGCACACACCGCTGTCGACGAACGTGCAGGTGAACCTCACGTGCCTCGTGCCGGTGAAGGGCGCGGGCGGCGAGGTCCCCGCGCCGGAGCGCCTCGATCTGAAGGCGATGCTCCGGCACTTCCTCGACTTCCGCATGCAGGTCGTGGTGCGCCGGCTCGGCTACGACCTGAAGGTCGTCCAGCGCCGCATCCACATCCTCGAGGGCTTCGTCACGATCTTCGACGCGCTCGACGAGACGATCCGCATCATCCGCAAGAGCCAGAACAAGGCGGACGCGGCGGAGAAGCTCATCAAGCGCTTCGAGCTGAGCGCGGAGCAGGTCGACGCGATCCTCGAGCTGCGCCTCTATCGACTGGCCCAGCTCGAGATCAACGTCATCCGCGAAGAGCTCGCGGAGAAGCGCAAGGAAGAGAAGCGCCTCAAGCAGCTCCTCTCGAGCGAGGACGCGCGCTGGAAGCTGATCCGCGCGGAGCTCCTCGAGCTCAAGACGACGTACGGCGACAAGCGCGCGACGAAGATCGTCGGTGACGCGAACGAGCCCGAGTACGACGCCGAGGCGTTCATCATCGAAGAGGACGCGTTCGTGCTGCTCAGCCAGCAGGGCTGGGTGAAGCGCCAGGGCAGCGTGAAGGACCTCGCGAGCACGCGCGTGCGTGAAGGCGACGCGGTGCAGGACGTCGTCTTCGGCAGCACGAAGGCGAGCGTCGCGTTCTTCTCGAGCTTCGGCGCGTGTTACGTGTGCCGCATCGTCGACGTGCAGGCGACGACCGGCTACGGCAACCCGGTGCAGACGATGTTCAAGCTCGCCGACGGCGAGCGCATCGTGAAGATGCTGAGCTTCGATCCGCGCCAGCTCGACGTGCCGCCGGAGATCGAGAACGCGCCCGAGCCGCAGCCGCCGTACGCGCTCGCGGTGACGAAGGGCGGCATGTGCATGCGCTTCTCGCTGCGCGCGCATCGCGAGCCGAGCACGCGCGCGGGCCGCAAGTACGTGCGCCTCACGCCGGATTTCCCGAAGGGCGGTGACGAGGTCGTCTACGTCGACGTCTGCCGCGGCGACGAGAAGCTCGCGTGCGCGACCGCCGAGGGCCACGCGCTGATGTGCATGGCCGAGGAAGTGTCGATCCTCGCCGGCGCGGGCAAGGGTGTGAAGCTGATCAAGCTCGACGATCCCAACGACGCGGTGCTCGGCGCGCGTCTGATGAGGGACTCGCACGCGCCGCTCGTGCTCGAGCACGAGAGCGGCAAGACGTACGAGATCACCGTGTGGCACCACCTCGTCGCGCGCGGCGGGACGGGCAGTCAGCTCTTCAAGCGCGGCCGCGCGGTCCGCGTGCATCCCGTCGAGCCGACGGTCCCGAGCATCGAGGAGAAGGGTTGA
- a CDS encoding zinc-binding dehydrogenase, with protein sequence MSIPTTMRALLQPSLNGPQDMRLIHDAPVPSPGPGEVLIRVTAAGVNFADLMQTLGTYHGGPSAPYVAGFEATGEIVALGEGVVGLELGAHVIGIGPGAFAQYMVMAAAAVAPVPAGWADEQALGLVLNWATALAALVPIGRIAAGETVLIHAAAGGVGQAAVKLAKHYGATVIATASAGKHETVRALGADRVVDARTADLVAEVLRLTDGRGADLVLESVGGETFRASIAATRRVTGRVVVFGVASGEAAITNWELNFQHPIHVIGLHIGVLMQTAPEIFDELMRELRSLESAGVLTPGRPAVHDLAEGPRVLAALGARATVGKLALRP encoded by the coding sequence ATGAGCATTCCCACCACCATGCGCGCGCTCCTGCAGCCCTCTCTGAACGGCCCACAGGACATGCGCCTGATCCACGACGCACCGGTGCCGAGCCCCGGTCCGGGCGAGGTCCTGATCCGCGTCACCGCCGCGGGCGTCAACTTCGCCGACTTGATGCAGACGCTCGGCACGTACCACGGCGGCCCGAGCGCTCCCTACGTCGCGGGCTTCGAGGCCACCGGTGAGATCGTCGCGCTCGGTGAGGGCGTGGTCGGTCTCGAGCTCGGCGCACACGTGATCGGGATCGGCCCCGGCGCGTTCGCGCAATACATGGTGATGGCCGCGGCCGCGGTGGCACCGGTGCCCGCAGGCTGGGCCGACGAGCAGGCGCTCGGGCTCGTGCTGAACTGGGCGACCGCGCTGGCCGCCCTCGTGCCGATCGGGCGCATCGCTGCGGGTGAAACGGTGCTGATCCACGCGGCCGCGGGCGGGGTCGGTCAGGCCGCGGTGAAGCTGGCGAAGCACTACGGCGCGACCGTCATCGCGACCGCGTCGGCGGGCAAGCACGAGACGGTGCGCGCGCTCGGCGCCGATCGCGTGGTGGACGCTCGCACCGCCGATCTCGTGGCCGAGGTCCTGCGTCTCACCGACGGCAGAGGCGCCGATCTCGTGCTCGAGTCGGTCGGCGGTGAGACCTTCCGCGCCAGCATCGCAGCGACGAGGCGGGTCACGGGACGGGTGGTCGTCTTCGGCGTCGCGAGCGGCGAAGCGGCGATCACGAACTGGGAGCTGAACTTCCAGCACCCGATCCACGTGATCGGCCTGCACATCGGCGTGCTGATGCAGACCGCGCCGGAGATCTTCGACGAGCTGATGCGCGAGCTGCGCTCGCTCGAGAGCGCCGGCGTGCTCACGCCGGGCCGACCCGCGGTGCACGATCTCGCCGAGGGCCCGAGGGTGCTCGCGGCGCTCGGGGCGCGCGCGACCGTCGGCAAGCTGGCGCTGCGGCCCTGA
- a CDS encoding SDR family oxidoreductase, whose amino-acid sequence MRDLEGRIAVVAGATRGAGRGIAVALGERGATVYCTGRSVRGAIATSGRSETIDETAERVTAAGGRGIAVRVDHTREDEVRALFGRVEREAGRLDVLVNDVWGGDAKIDFGKTFWELDLAKSAGLIEQAVWSHVITSRHGAPLMVRANRGLIVEVTDGDSLSYRGNLLYDLVKTSVIRLAMGMGYELRRTGIAAVAVTPGFLRSEAMLENFEVSEANWRDAIAKEPDFAVSETPMFVGRCIAALAADPNVTARSGRVYASWTLAREYEIDDVDGTRPDWGAHFASKYGPASPCGEAVYAEVNGGMFATVYPEWPKLSAP is encoded by the coding sequence GTGAGGGATCTCGAGGGCAGGATCGCGGTCGTCGCTGGCGCGACTCGGGGCGCGGGGCGTGGGATCGCGGTGGCGCTCGGAGAGCGCGGCGCGACCGTGTACTGCACGGGGCGCAGCGTGCGCGGGGCGATCGCGACCTCGGGGCGCAGCGAGACGATCGACGAGACCGCGGAGCGCGTCACCGCGGCGGGCGGGCGCGGGATCGCGGTGCGGGTCGATCACACGCGCGAGGACGAGGTGCGCGCGCTCTTCGGGCGCGTCGAGCGCGAAGCGGGACGGCTCGACGTGCTGGTGAACGACGTGTGGGGCGGCGACGCGAAGATCGACTTCGGCAAGACGTTCTGGGAGCTCGACCTCGCCAAGAGCGCGGGGCTGATCGAGCAGGCGGTGTGGTCGCACGTGATCACGTCGCGGCACGGCGCGCCGCTCATGGTGCGCGCGAACCGCGGGCTGATCGTCGAGGTGACCGACGGAGACTCGCTCTCGTACCGCGGGAACCTGCTCTACGACCTGGTGAAGACGAGCGTGATCCGGCTCGCGATGGGCATGGGGTACGAGCTGCGCCGCACCGGGATCGCGGCGGTCGCGGTGACGCCGGGGTTCCTGCGCAGCGAGGCGATGCTCGAGAATTTCGAGGTGAGCGAGGCGAATTGGCGCGACGCGATCGCGAAGGAGCCCGACTTCGCGGTCTCGGAGACGCCGATGTTCGTGGGGCGCTGCATCGCGGCGCTCGCGGCGGACCCGAACGTGACGGCACGCTCGGGTCGGGTGTACGCGTCGTGGACGCTCGCGCGCGAGTACGAGATCGACGACGTGGACGGCACGCGCCCCGACTGGGGCGCGCACTTCGCGTCGAAGTACGGCCCCGCGAGCCCGTGCGGCGAGGCCGTCTATGCCGAGGTGAACGGCGGCATGTTCGCCACCGTGTACCCCGAGTGGCCGAAGCTCAGCGCCCCGTGA
- a CDS encoding crotonase/enoyl-CoA hydratase family protein — MAERIRYETKSHVARIALDRASKRNAFDLLMLRELAEAYTTFEDDPDVRCAIVHANGDHFTAGLDLAEVGPAVASGAALFPEGGVDPLGLRGRVRTKPVVIAIQGYCLTIGIELALACDVGIAASDVKCGQIEIKRGIFPFGGATIRLPARAGWGNAMRWLLTGDTFDANEALRLGLVQEVVAPGQQTERAITIAETIAKQAPLGVYATLESARIAEHEGEPAAARALLDQARKLMATDDAREGLMSFVERREGRFTGR; from the coding sequence ATGGCAGAGCGCATCCGCTACGAGACGAAGAGCCACGTCGCCCGCATCGCCCTCGATCGCGCGAGCAAACGCAACGCATTCGATCTGCTCATGCTGCGCGAGCTCGCCGAGGCGTACACGACGTTCGAGGACGATCCCGACGTGCGCTGCGCGATCGTGCACGCGAACGGCGATCACTTCACCGCGGGCCTCGATCTCGCGGAGGTCGGGCCCGCGGTCGCGAGCGGCGCCGCGCTCTTCCCCGAGGGCGGCGTCGATCCCCTCGGCCTCCGCGGCCGGGTGCGTACCAAGCCGGTCGTGATCGCGATCCAGGGCTACTGCCTCACGATCGGCATCGAGCTCGCGCTCGCGTGTGACGTCGGCATCGCGGCGAGCGACGTGAAGTGCGGCCAGATCGAGATCAAGCGCGGCATCTTCCCGTTCGGCGGCGCGACGATCCGTCTCCCCGCGCGCGCCGGATGGGGCAACGCGATGCGCTGGCTGCTGACCGGCGACACCTTCGACGCGAACGAAGCGCTCCGCCTCGGGCTCGTGCAGGAGGTCGTCGCGCCGGGGCAGCAGACCGAGCGCGCGATCACGATCGCCGAGACGATCGCGAAGCAGGCGCCGCTCGGCGTGTACGCGACGCTGGAGAGCGCGCGCATCGCCGAGCACGAAGGCGAGCCCGCCGCGGCGCGCGCGCTGCTCGATCAAGCGCGCAAGCTGATGGCGACCGACGACGCGCGCGAGGGATTGATGTCGTTCGTCGAGCGCCGCGAAGGCCGCTTCACGGGGCGCTGA